The DNA sequence TCGCCATTGATCGTATTGGCTACCGCCGATCCGCTGATGTTGGTCAGCTCGATGGCGCCGTTGACGTTATTGATCTCCAGTTCGCCACTCACACGCTCAACGGTGATGTCGCCTTCGTTGACCGTGCTGATCTTGAGCGAGAAGCGCTGCGGTACCCGGATGGTCAGATTCACCGGTTTCTGGTGGCTGGTGGCATTTATGCGGATGCGGTTATTTTTTTCCTCAGCCGATACGTCGAGCGCGTTATTGGTTGAGATACGGCGCATACCCCCGCTGCTGGTGCTACGGTCTTCGGCGCGGCTACTGGAGCGGGTCGATGCGTCGATAATCACGTCCTTGCCCGAGTAGCCGGTGACGTGAATGAACCCATTGACCAGGCCAACCTCCAGCGAGCCGGGTTTGCCGGGATCAGTGAGGGGCACGACGAGTTGTTCCTTTGATTCGCTCTGGGCAAAAAGGGCCGTTGTTGCCGTCAGTAACAGGACGACAATGCCGGACAGTACGTTATTCATTGGCTTACGATTGTTTTTTGATGTATACATTGCCGTTAAACGTCTCGAAACGCAGGGTCTTGCCGCCCGTTCCGACGCGTACGGCGGTTGTCTTATTGAGTTTGTAGACAGTTTTGTCGCCCTCGCGCTCCTGGTTTTTAACAACCTGCACGGGCAGGATTTCGGCTTCGGTAAAATCGGTATAGAACTCACCCTGGAAGGTTTTGAACCTCATGTCGGCGGAGAGACTGGGTGGGTAACTTACCCGAATGTTGCCGTTGAGGGTGTAGTACGACGATTTATCGGGCGGGTTGTCCAGGTAGTTGGCGTCGATATTACCGTTGACGGTGTGGACATCCGTAGCCCCCCGGGCGTTGGTCAGGGCAATGGCTCCGTTCACATTGCGCACCCATAGGGCACCCGCTACGTCCTTCACCCGCACATCACCCCGGTTCACGGTCGATACGTTAACGTTCATGCCCCGCGGAATTTTCACGGTAAAGTCGAGGGTGAAGTCGTAGTGAATCCGGCGGTCATCCCGGTCGCCCCTGTTGTTGCGGTTGGGACGCGAATCGAAGGGTTCAACGATGTAGGCCATAACGGTATCACCTTTCTGTTCGAAAGCAAGCTTTAACTCCTGTTTTCCTTTCGCCAACGCCTGTTTGTCGTCGGAGGTGATCCGCTTGTCGACATCGAAGGTTACGGTATCGTCCGTCGATCCTTCGACGTTGATCAGGCCGTTGATGTTGTAGATGACCAGCACGCTGGCCCCGGCTCTGGCTACCGGGAATACTTTGCGGATATGTTCGGTGGCGGCTTCCTGTGATTGTGCCTCCGATTGGGCACACGAGATCATCAGTCCCGCCAGCAGGGGGATGAGGTACATTGTCATATGGGTAAAGGGGTTATTGAGTTGGGTGAATGCGTGAACCGGAGAATGAGTAAATGAATGGGGTCGGGGGCTCATTCACGATCTCATTACGTAAGCTCCCGGA is a window from the Spirosoma rigui genome containing:
- a CDS encoding DUF4097 family beta strand repeat-containing protein; the protein is MNNVLSGIVVLLLTATTALFAQSESKEQLVVPLTDPGKPGSLEVGLVNGFIHVTGYSGKDVIIDASTRSSSRAEDRSTSSGGMRRISTNNALDVSAEEKNNRIRINATSHQKPVNLTIRVPQRFSLKISTVNEGDITVERVSGELEINNVNGAIELTNISGSAVANTINGDVTAVFRDVSPNAPMAFSTLNGRVDVTFPASVKANVKLKSDRGDIFSDFDFDIDKSQPKGTRSTKSGMYRVSIEDWVYGRINNGGPEVMMKTMQGSIYVRKAK
- a CDS encoding DUF4097 family beta strand repeat-containing protein; translated protein: MTMYLIPLLAGLMISCAQSEAQSQEAATEHIRKVFPVARAGASVLVIYNINGLINVEGSTDDTVTFDVDKRITSDDKQALAKGKQELKLAFEQKGDTVMAYIVEPFDSRPNRNNRGDRDDRRIHYDFTLDFTVKIPRGMNVNVSTVNRGDVRVKDVAGALWVRNVNGAIALTNARGATDVHTVNGNIDANYLDNPPDKSSYYTLNGNIRVSYPPSLSADMRFKTFQGEFYTDFTEAEILPVQVVKNQEREGDKTVYKLNKTTAVRVGTGGKTLRFETFNGNVYIKKQS